One segment of Ficedula albicollis isolate OC2 chromosome 2, FicAlb1.5, whole genome shotgun sequence DNA contains the following:
- the EPDR1 gene encoding mammalian ependymin-related protein 1 yields the protein MASNYYITKELVTIHEKLVQRDTFPSWLPHQLCQEVIFHTLQTPPRLFSLCCVIFPADIWFFEYILLYKDAVMFQIEQVTKLCSKIALTEPWDPYDIPANSTYEDQYYIGGPGDEVMVQEWSDRKPARKLESWVGIYTVKDCYPVQETYTKNYSVTTSTRFFDIHPGIADPSIFTPPSTCQTAQLTRMKDEC from the exons ATGGCTTCCAACTATTACATCACAAAAGAGCTTGTCACTATTCATGAAAAACTTGTCCAGAGGGATACCTTTCCTAGCTGGCTCCCtcaccagctgtgccaggaagtTATCTTCCACACATTGCAGACACCTCCTAgactgttttctctctgctgtgttaTATTTCCAGCAGACATCTG GTTCTTTGAGTATATATTGCTTTACAAAGATGCGGTGATGTTTCAGATTGAGCAAGTTACAAAGCTTTGCTCGAAGATTGCTTTGACAGAGCCATGGGATCCATATGATATTCCTGCCAATTCAACTTATGAAGATCAGTACTACATTGGGGGACCTGGAGATGAAGTTATGGTACAGGAATGGTCTGACAGAAAACCAGCCAGGAAAT TGGAATCCTGGGTCGGCATTTACACTGTCAAAGACTGTTACCCAGTACAGGAAACCTACACCAAGAACTACAGCGTGACAACCTCCACTCGCTTCTTTGACATCCATCCGGGCATTGCAGACCCCTCCATCTTCACCCCACCCAGCACCTGCCAGACAGCCCAGCTGACGAGGATGAAAGATGAATGCTGA